From the genome of Flavobacterium sediminis:
TTCAACTCAAATTTGTTAACAATAGAACTTTTGTTACAAGTTATGAAAATCCTTTAATGGGTGTATGGGTCTTAAGATTTTTTTATAAAAAAAGAGAAACAAAATGTTTCTCTTTAATTGATGGTTCTTGCTAATCTGAAGCCGTAAAATTCAGAGGATAGAAAAGGTTTGTCTTTTAAACGATTGGCACATCTTAAAGAATACAATCGACTGTCCCAGCTTCCGCCTCTCAGGCATCTTTCAGTACCTCGTTCCGGACCTATAGGGTTATTGCCGCTTTCAGTTAAGTAGAAATCTTTGTTATACCAATCCCAACACCATTCCCAAACATTTCCGCTCATGTCGTAAATGCCTAGTTCATTAGCTAATTTAGTGCCTACTTGGTGAATTTTATTATTGCTGTTGTTTTTGTACCACGATACAATATCAGCTTTGTTGCTTCCTGAATATTTAAAATTTTTAGTTTCGTTTCCGCCTTTAGCAGCAAATTCCCATTCTGCTTCAGTAGGTAAGCGGTATCCGTTTGATGAAAAATCACAAACGTATTGGTTGTTAACTCTTTTATAGGCAGGTTTGAATCCGTTCTTTTTGCTTAACCAGTTGCAATAGTTGATTGCGTCAATCCATGAGATTTCTCGTATAGGAGCGTTTTTAGATAGGTAATCGATTTTAGGGAATTTTAATTTGTTGTCTCTAACATATAAGCTCCATTCGTAGATAGTTACTTCGTATTTTCCGATTTCAAAATCTTTAACCGTAACTTCATGAGCTAATTGTTCGTCTGTTTCAATGTATGGGTTTTCTTTAGTTCCCATCATAAAGGTTCCTCCTTTTACAGTAACCATTTCCGGTTTGTATTGTGCTTGTAGAGTGTTAAGGAAGGAAAATAAGATGATAAGTAATAGAGCAAATTTGTAATTTTTATTCATTCTTAGGTTAGTTTAAGGGTTATTTACGGCGACGAAATTATAAGAAGTTTTAAAAAGATAATATGATATTTGTTAGGTTTTTAAAAAATAAAAGCGTCTCAAATAGACGCTTTTAGGGTGTGTTTTTATAAAAAATTATCTACCGAAAAGTTTTCCGAAAAATCCTTTTTCTTCTTTTTCTTCAACGATTGGCTGAGGATTGTTTGTTTTTTCATAATCAGCAAGTAATTTAAGAACGTATTCGTCATAAGACTTACCTTCTTCTTCTAAGAACCCTGTTAAATATTTTTCACAAGATTCAACACCACTTGCTTCTTCGATTTGAAGTAACTTTTTGTAAAGCGGTTCAATACTTTTGCTAACTACATCGTCCGGAACAGCTGTTCTTCTACCGATATAATTTATGATTTCTCCGTTTTGATCTTCTACAACTTCATAATCTGTGATTACCCAGTAATACCTTCCTGATTTAGCTAAATTCTTTACAATAGCATGGAAGTTATTTCCTTTTTTCAAATTATCCCATAAAACTTTAAAGATAACTTTAGGCATGTCAGGATGTCTGATGATATTGTGAGGCTTACCTACTAGTTCGTAATCTTCATAACCCGAAACGTCTACGAATGCATCATTTGCATATTCGATAGTTCCGAATTTATCAGTTTTACTCATTAAAATCTTTGATTTGTCCCATACTACTTCCTTATCAATAGGTGTAGGTCTTTGAATTTCTTCCATCTTCGAGATTTGGTTAAATAATAATTTTCGTTTAGTTGTTATTTGTTTACAAAAATAATGATATTTGTCATATTTTTTTATGGAAAAATCATTTTTTTTTGCATTAAGCCTTGCTTTGTTTTTTTTAACGTAAAAAATATTGAATTTTTAATTTGCCTTTTAACTTTTTGTTAAATACGTTATTTTTAAGTGCTTTTAATAGATGAAAATCATTTTGTTGACTCCAATGGATATAGAGAAGCAAAAAGTCCAACAGGCTTTTGCTCAATTTTCTACTTTAAAAAACGACTACAACGTTGTAATTTCCGGAATTGGTCGGGAAAATACAGCTAAAGCTTTGATGAATTTACCGGAACATGATCTTTGTGTTTTATTAGGTTTCGGAGCAGTTATCGGTCAGGAAAATGTATTGCCGAAGCAGCTGAGATTAGGAAAACCAGTTGAGATTACGGCTTGTTCGTTGTACGGTTATCAAGGAGAACTTTTTGAGAACGGGAGATTAATCGTTGAAAGTGCCAGAACTAATTTACCTTGTCTTACTTCTCTGACTTCCGATAAGTTTGTAAAGACGACTCATCTTACAACCGGAACAATTGTCAATATGGAAGATTATACGTTTATGTTTTTAAAGAAACCACAGGATTTTATCATTCGTATTGTTTCCGATTTTTTACCGCATGCTACTGAAATTGATTTTTTTAAAGAAGTAGAACAGATCAGTTTTTATGAAGCTATAAAAGCCATTGAAGAAGTTGATTTTTAGGTACCAGTTTTTAATTGAGGTAAAAAATATTTGGAAAATTGAAAAATAAATACAAATCTTTGCACAGAAAATAAGTATTAATCTATAAAAACGAAGAAAAATGTTTGTACTACAATTAACATCTTTAAGTTACGGATCAGTTGGAACTGATGTGACTTTTCTTCGTGGCCTTTCTGATATTTAGACTAAAAGAACTCAAAATATGAAAAAGCCCGAAGACAATTAGTTTCGGGCTTTTTTGTATTCTAGACTCTCCAAAATTTCCCCGGAACATTTTATCAAAATCCTGTCAGGACAAATTTGCTATGGCATGTTTTGTCACGAAAGGAATGAATCAATTCAATTTTTTATCATGGGAAATAAATTATCAGGAAGAGACCTAATCAAATTGGGTTTTCCTAAAAATAATACAATCAATATAGCTTTAGGGCAAATTAACAGATATCGCAAAAAAGAAAAAAAGGAAAGTATTTTATCCGAAGCTAAAGAAGTGCTTTTATATCCTGAAAAGTTCAAAAACCACGGAACTTGGGGCAAATTAGCTGAAGGTTTGGTTAATCCGGTTCAGGTCAAATTACAACAATTGCGAAACAGTAGAGTGCCATTCTCTATTTTCGGAGAAAATGAAATAGAAGAGCAAGCTAAGTTTCAGTTGTACGATGCTCTTAAACTTCCGATTGCCGTTCAGGGAGCTTTAATGCCTGACGCACATTCCGGTTACGGATTGCCGATCGGTGGTGTTTTGGCAACCGATAATGCTGTCATTCCGTATGGAGTAGGAGTGGATATCGGCTGTCGAATGAGCTTGTCGGTTTTTGACTTGCCGGCTTCTTTTATAAAAGGAAAAGAAGA
Proteins encoded in this window:
- a CDS encoding PAS domain-containing protein, producing the protein MEEIQRPTPIDKEVVWDKSKILMSKTDKFGTIEYANDAFVDVSGYEDYELVGKPHNIIRHPDMPKVIFKVLWDNLKKGNNFHAIVKNLAKSGRYYWVITDYEVVEDQNGEIINYIGRRTAVPDDVVSKSIEPLYKKLLQIEEASGVESCEKYLTGFLEEEGKSYDEYVLKLLADYEKTNNPQPIVEEKEEKGFFGKLFGR
- a CDS encoding formylglycine-generating enzyme family protein is translated as MNKNYKFALLLIILFSFLNTLQAQYKPEMVTVKGGTFMMGTKENPYIETDEQLAHEVTVKDFEIGKYEVTIYEWSLYVRDNKLKFPKIDYLSKNAPIREISWIDAINYCNWLSKKNGFKPAYKRVNNQYVCDFSSNGYRLPTEAEWEFAAKGGNETKNFKYSGSNKADIVSWYKNNSNNKIHQVGTKLANELGIYDMSGNVWEWCWDWYNKDFYLTESGNNPIGPERGTERCLRGGSWDSRLYSLRCANRLKDKPFLSSEFYGFRLARTIN